In Oncorhynchus clarkii lewisi isolate Uvic-CL-2024 chromosome 16, UVic_Ocla_1.0, whole genome shotgun sequence, one genomic interval encodes:
- the LOC139368840 gene encoding BTB/POZ domain-containing protein KCTD6 translates to MENGDWGHRMANPVTLNVGGHLYTTSLSTLQRYPDSMLGAMFRGDFPTTRDAQGNYFIDRDGTLFRYVLNFLRTSELTLPVDFTETDLLRKEADFYLIEPLIHCLNEPKPLYPLDIFEQVVELSSTRKLSKYSNPVAVIITQLTITTKVQALLEGICKNFTKWNKHMMDTRDFQVSFTFGPCDYHQEVTLRVHLMDYIMKQGFTIRNTRVHHMSERANENTVEHHWTFCRPARKVED, encoded by the exons ATGGAGAATGGAGACTGGGGCCATAGG ATGGCTAACCCAGTGACCTTGAATGTGGGGGGCCACCTGTACACCACCTCCCTATCAACCCTGCAGCGGTACCCAGACTCCATGCTGGGCGCCATGTTCCGTGGGGATTTTCCCACAACGCGGGACGCCCAGGGAAACTACTTCATCGACCGCGATGGGACGCTCTTCCGGTACGTGCTGAACTTCCTACGTACGTCCGAGCTCACACTCCCTGTGGACTTCACTGAAACTGACCTCCTGAGGAAGGAGGCGGATTTCTACTTGATCGAACCGTTGATCCATTGCCTCAATGAACCCAAGCCGCTCTACCCTCTGGACATCTTTGAGCAGGTGGTGGAGCTGTCCAGCACACGGAAACTATCCAAGTATTCAAACCCAGTGGCTGTCATTATCACACAGCTCACCATAACAACCAAGGTGCAAGCCCTGCTGGAGGGCATCTGCAAAAATTTCACCAAGTGGAACAAACACATGATGGACACAAGAGACTTTCAGGTGTCCTTCACTTTTGGACCGTGTGACTACCACCAGGAAGTGACCCTCAGGGTTCACCTAATGGACTACATCATGAAGCAGGGCTTCACCATCCGGAACACTCGAGTGCATCACATGAGCGAGCGAGCCAATGAGAATACAGTGGAGCACCACTGGACATTCTGCAGACCGGCTCGCAAAGTAGAAGACTGA
- the LOC139367731 gene encoding monoacylglycerol lipase ABHD6b: MAADLDMVNLLVLAGATLAIPILSFVASFLLWPSALIKIYYWYWRRTLGLQVRYADCGRYRFCYSYRGKPGFRPSILMLHGFSAHKDTWLTMVKYLPKHLHILCVDMPGHEGTTRTNSEDYSIQGQVKRIHQFVENVRLNRKPFHLVGTSMGGNVAGVYAASFPSEICSITLICPAGIRYPCETKFDNHLQDLEHSHYTLSIPLIPSTPEEMEDMLRLCSHVRFKIPQQILQGLVDVRLPHNDFYQEVFMEILGENSRYALQENLQLITAPLQVIWGKQDQVVDVSGAVVVADALPGCRVDLLENCGHSVVMERPRRTAKLIMEFIISLGTTSIKKRS; encoded by the exons ATGGCCGCGGATTTAGATATGGTGAACTTGTTGGTCCTTGCTGGTGCAACGTTGGCCATTCCTATTCTGTCTTTTGTGGCCTCTTTTCTCCTCTGGCCCTCAGCCCTCATCAAAATATATTACTG GTACTGGAGGAGGACCCTGGGTCTACAGGTGCGCTATGCAGACTGTGGGAGATACCGCTTCTGTTACTCTTACAGAGGGAAGCCGGGGTTCAGACCATCCATCCTCATGCTACATGGTTTCTCTGCTCACAAAGACACATGGCTCACTATGGTCAAG TATCTACCCAAACACCTGCACATACTGTGCGTGGATATGCCTGGCCATGAGGGAACCACTCGTACCAACTCAGAGGACTACTCCATCCAGGGCCAGGTCAAGAGGATTCATCAG TTTGTGGAGAACGTTCGACTGAACAGGAAGCCCTTCCATCTGGTCGGGACCTCCATGGGGGGCAATGTGGCAGGAGTGTACGCAGCCAGCTTCCCCTCCGAAATCTGTAGCATCACCCTTATCTGTCCAGCAG GTATACGATACCCCTGTGAGACAAAATTTGACAATCATCTGCAGGAccttgagcacagccattacactctgAGCATCCCACTGATTCCGTCCACACCAGAGGAGATGGAGGATATGCTCAGGCTTTGCTCCCATGTCCGCTTTAAGATCCCTCAACAG ATTCTTCAAGGACTGGTGGATGTTCGGCTTCCACACAATGATTTTTATCAAGAAG TTTTCATGGAGATATTGGGTGAGAACTCCAGATACGCCCTACAGGAAAATTTGCAGCTGATTACTGCCCCTTTGCAAGTCATTTGGGGCAAACAGGACCAG GTGGTGGATGTCTCTGGAGCTGTGGTAGTGGCGGATGCCTTGCCCGGTTGCAGGGTGGACCTGTTAGAGAACTGTGGCCACTCTGTGGTGATGGAGAGGCCTCGCCGGACAGCCAAACTCATCATGGAGTTTATTATCTCCCTGGGTACCACCAGCATTAAGAAGCGCTCCTGA